Proteins found in one Ornithorhynchus anatinus isolate Pmale09 chromosome 8, mOrnAna1.pri.v4, whole genome shotgun sequence genomic segment:
- the LOC100080932 gene encoding H-2 class I histocompatibility antigen, Q10 alpha chain-like encodes MGEPPNYLLLLILESLAFHESQAVSPWGLPVWEDQPSSQFQPAMEELAASAQAPSYWSEGSQSLHYFFLTMSSSSLEVPNFVSVGYVNDELFIWYDSRTHLAEARAPWMSAMKAEYWERENQNQRAWEKVQRAEIQAIMRNLNHSGGSHSIQRMFGCEIHEDNSTSVFWHFGYDGEDHLTLDLDTLTWISANPLAQDTKKWSEQEVCYAQYNKAYLQGLCLTSLLRYLELGRGRLNRKVPPVVRVTRHLAHNGEPMLRCWAHGFYPRDIRLSWWWDGQELTQETEHVGSRPGGDGTYQSWGAVEVPSGEEHRYTCRVEHLGLERPLTVTWEPPIDPSPIFTGAVVVLALSIVAAVTWMRRKRRKRPVSGDPVGEGEGHERGAFLETCATPTEPMQPTPGPPAC; translated from the coding sequence ATGGGGGAACCCCCCAATTACCTCTTGCTATTGATCCTGGAGTCATTGGCTTTCCATGAGAGCCAGGCTGTATCCCCATGGGGTCTCCCCGTTTGGGAAGACCAGCCGAGCTCACAGTTTCAGCCTGCAATGGAAGAATTGGCAGCCTCAGCTCAGGCGCCTAGTTACTGGTCAGAAGGCTCTCAGTCTCTGCACTATTTCTTCTTGACGATGTCCAGTTCCAGCCTGGAAGTGCCCAACTTTGTGTCCGTGGGGTACGTGAACGATGAGCTCTTCATTTGGTACGACAGTAGGACCCATCTGGCAGAGGCCCGGGCCCCTTGGATGTCAGCGATGAAGGCTGAGTATTGGGAGCGGGAGAATCAAAACCAGAGGGCCTGGGAAAAAGTGCAGAGAGCAGAGATCCAGGCCATCATGAGAAACCTCAATCACAGTGGGGGGAGTCACAGCATTCAGAGGATGTTCGGCTGTGAGATCCACGAGGACAACAGCACCAGTGTATTCTGGCATTTTGGTTATGACGGGGAAGATCACCTGACCCTGGATCTGGACACACTCACCTGGATCAGTGCTAACCCCTTAGCCCAGGACACCAAGAAGTGGAGCGAGCAAGAGGTCTGCTATGCCCAGTATAACAAGGCCTACctgcaggggctgtgtctcacctctctcctccgaTACCTGGAGTTGGGCCGAGGACGCTTGAATCGAAAAGTGCCCCCTGTGGTACGAGTGACACGTCACCTGGCCCACAACGGGGAGCCTATGTTGAGGTGCTGGGCCCATGGCTTCTACCCGCGGGACATCCGGCTCAGCTGGTGGTGGGACGGACAGGAGCTGACCCAGGAGACGGAGCATGTGGGGAGCCGGCCCGGAGGGGATGGGACCTACCAGAGCTGGGGGGCTGTGGAGGTCCCCTCTGGGGAGGAGCACAGATATACCTGCCGGGTGGAACACCTGGGGCTGGAGCGGCCCCTCACCGTCACCTGGGAGCCGCCAATTGACCCCAGCCCAATCTTCACTGGTGCCGTCGTTGTCCTGGCCCTCTCCATCGTGGCTGCCGTGAcctggatgaggaggaagaggaggaaaaggccaGTCTCAGGGGATCCCGTGGGAGAAGGCGAGGGCCACGAGAGAGGGGCCTTCCTAGAGACATGTGCCACCCCCACTGAACCAATGCAACCAACGCCAGGCCCTCCTGCGTGCTAG